Proteins from a single region of Pithys albifrons albifrons isolate INPA30051 chromosome 12, PitAlb_v1, whole genome shotgun sequence:
- the PIEZO1 gene encoding piezo-type mechanosensitive ion channel component 1 isoform X1: MQLRVCLWGLYWLVLPLALLAACIFRYNALSLVYLIFLLILPWFPGPSRGSATGHAGCLLKCLLVTSSLFVLAHVVFQISLYTIPTVGQVLGPNCSSWEVLSRHIGVTRLDLSDIPNVVRLVAPDIGILLISIISLCLCHLIPKTSSASCSERPEFMSFYERTLVNVRQHRCAAHAAQPLNQLWLKVHWLLWQAGKGLANLMLALAGITLPSASSSIYYLFFLGLCLWWACHLRTSHQAFNILFILIGIYSSIHLLCLYAYQTPFVQGVFPPETIWARVFGFKDIILYRNCSYPNTLELNTRHSWPVYANPGVLLLLCYTVGALVKLRRRYTKRTMVCPELPVGTQMEMEKWPRETDGVAEDTGGAAEGTSAVVEDTSGVTESTSGVAEDTSGVAEDTKPMLSSSTEKPSVHTENCTVHVLNTQRRRRPTEWLPLRGLTAIIMKQSYICALISMLVWSITYHSWLTFVLLLWSCLIWMVRNRRSFAILCAPFLLLYCIALCGLDYVWSMDLVPELPTHAGFMSLDNLGLVHHEIPCFALGAKLLLMLAFWPLLRQFVKEKVLMKTPFPTRLLSVSVVESDTSHTRELLSKLGEVLMNFFAKFWICVCGGMFIVVSFYGRLVVYKIIYMLLFLLCLILFQVYYSLWRKVLKGFWWLVVAYTMVVLIAKYTFQFEEFPMYWRNLTGLTNQQLSDMGLEQYSVSELFYNIIILGFFLLACILQLHYFHGTFMYITDLEYAYIPSPSLFSIPRLQGSRLARDAAASEDTGTSMSSESLETNKWNLVLERLVVLGRTFANTLTHVEVFVRRVLELHILKLVALYTVWVALEEVSVMNFMLVLLWTLAMPYCRFRHMASCLSTIWTCIIIVCKMLYQLEIVKPHEYASNCTQPLLNATNLSPGEIENSVLYRGPVDPANWFGVRKGFPNLGYVKNHLQVLLLLVFEAVVYRRQQYHRTQYQEVAPITETIFKNVFRRDVDCDLINCAKYLINYFYYKFGLEVCFMMMVTVIGQRMNFLAILHGCWLVAMMTLRRRAAIARLWPKYCLFLVIFFLYQYLLCVGMPPALCVDYPWRWSIPMNSALIQWLYLPDFFTPPKSTNLINDFVLLLCAAQQWRVFEAERSEVWRAAAGDNDERFDRENDPYDSDSNFLHCRSYLDMVKVFIFRHLFRLVLVMVFITGSNRNSLFGLGYLLACFYLLLFGFDILCKPTRPRLVIWDCLILYNITVIISKNMLSLLSCVFVQQMQDNFCWVIQLFSLVCTVTGYYDPKEMGKDHDCSLPVEEAGIILDSICFFFLLLQRRIFLSTYYVHVLWDLRASNLQPSRGVVLYQASILKNLQAHQKAEKRSLAQLKRQMERIRAKQDKYRQEMLQRSTDGGQDEAGTAPRGPVDLSWQRERWWRPGLDHAGVLHSGEYYLFESDSEEEEEEEEVPEELQPGRHGPFQLIHQAWVTNTRTVLRQARRQQPHAEDSEEDYEGREGESDESDEAEYQEEVTMAASSTLSGEPGNALHRALNTLRFLWLLFQAVVDGLTRWMEDRTQEYMDMFNILYVERYIIAHRLAAGGKMEKAFPNEIYMEQLEEQSEGPPEEHPEEPLEEHPEEPLEELSPRSSLTRDSLNGTASRQVQRSPSSVQLAVPQTGELPSPEGNHEEVISLESQEDRPGSRQHLTVLQTRRLTASELLLIRKASIRELKQSEQFYHSHNRFLKLLLAAYRCATAHSELVCYFVIILNNIVTASVISLFLPILIFLWAMLSIPRPTKRFWMTAIIFTEVMVVVKYLFQFGFFPWNSYATLVRNEGKPFFPPRILGLEKTTSYLKYDLLQLLVLFFHRAHLRTYGLWDQEEETLSKKKTEVKWAEDEEEKKREEAAPSPPVESEEGMESLEEPESELEHDATGQEEGSKAMMLRFRRKTILGKKASEEERTSAPPSQRWQDWRHQGVTPLDPNCSVCLASLPSDGQKTGEAEETHPQTKTKAFALWVLHSFVTIAQGIYRPVRKFFKDILHTENRAATDVYAIMFLVDVVDFIIIVFGFWAFGKHTAATDITSSLSENQVPQAFLVMLLFQFSTMIIDRALYLRKTVLGKLIFQVILVFGIHIWMFFILPAVTERLFNLNMVAQLWYFVKCIYFVLSAYQIRCGYPTRILGNFLTKKYNYLNLFLFQGFRLVPFLVELRAVMDWVWTDTTLSLSNWMCVEDIYANIFIIKCSRETEKKYPQPKGQKKKKIVKYGMGGLIILFLVCIIWFPLLFMSLVRSVVGVVNHPIDVTVTVKLGGYEPLFTMSVQQPSIQPFTPQDYEELSRLFEENPTAMQFISLYGYEDIVTARIEGSSGSLWSISPPSREQLRRELLNGTSEITLHFTWSFQRDLSKGGTAEHSFDRHTTSLYPGTAGRLELAQLLEGTRNAPVVVPNLFPKYIRAPSDAEAHPVYQLLPEGEDSYMEVEMQLRRERRGQGTDNFVEWWVLRLKDASPEEGNILPMVIFNDKVSPPSLGFLAGYGVMGLYVSIVLVIGKFVRGFFSEISHSIMFEELPCVDRILKLCQDIFLVRETGELELEEELYAKLIFLYRSPETMIKWTREK; encoded by the exons ACGTTGGTGAATGTGAGGCAGCACAGATGCGCAGCCCATGCGGCCCAGCCGCTGAACCAGCTGTGGCTGAAGGTTCACTGGCTGCTCtggcaggctgggaagggactggcCAACCTGATGCTGGCCTTGGCAG ggatcACCCTGCCCTCCGCCTCCTCCAGCATCTACTACCTGTTCTtcttggggctgtgcctgtggtggGCCTGTCACCTCCGCACCAGCCACCAGGCCTTCAACATCCTCTTCATCCTCATTGGGATCTACAGCTCCATCCACCTCCTCTGCCTCTATGCCTACCAGACACCCTTTGTCCAGGGGGTCTTCCCTCCCGAGACCATCTGGGCACG AGTGTTTGGCTTCAAGGACATCATTCTGTACCGCAACTGCTCCTACCCCAACACCCTGGAGCTCAACACCAGGCACTCCTGGCCTGTCTACGCCAACCCTggtgtcctgctcctgctctgctacACCGTGGGCGCACTGGTGAAGCTGCGCCGGCGGTACACCAAG AGAACCATGGTATGTCCAGAGCTGCCAGTGGGAAcacagatggagatggagaaatGGCCCAGGGAAACTGACGGTGTGGCTGAGGAcactggtggtgctgctgaggGCACCAGTGCTGTGGTTGAGGACACCAGTGGCGTGACTGAGAGCACCAGTGGTGTTGCTGAGGACACCAGCGGTGTGGCTGAGGACACcaag CCCATGCTGTCCTCCAGCACTGAGAAGCCGAGTGTCCACACCGAGAACTGCACCGTCCATGTCTTGAACACCCAAC gcaggaggcGTCCTACGGAGTGGCTGCCCCTGCGTGGCCTCACTGCCATCATCATGAAGCAGAGCTACATCTGTGCCCTCATCTCCATGCTG GTGTGGAGCATCACCTACCACAGCTGGCTGACCTtcgtgctgctgctgtggtcGTGCCTCATCTGGATGGTGCGGAACCGTCGGAGCTTTGCCATACTCTGTGcacctttcctcctcctctacTGCATTGCTCTGTGCGGCCTGGACTATGTATGGTCCATGGACCTGGTCCCCGAGCTGCCCACCCATGCTGGCTTCATGAGCCTCGATAACCTGGGGCTGGTGCACCATGAAATCCCCTGCTTCGCCCTGGGGGCGAAG ctcctgctcatgCTCGCCTTCTGGCCCCTGCTGCGGCAGTTCGTTAAGGAGAAGGTGCTAATGAAGACACCCTTTCCCACCCGGCTCCTGAGCGTGTCTGTTGTGGAGTCAG ATACCAGCCACACACGGGAACTGCTGAGCAAGCTGGGGGAGGTGCTGATGAATTTCTTTGCCAAGTTCTGGATCTGTGTCTGTGGTGGCATGTTCATCGTAGTGAGCTTCTATGGCCGCCTTGTCGTCTACAAGATTATCTACatgcttctcttcctcctctgcctcatCCTCTTCCAG gTGTACTACAGCCTGTGGCGCAAGGTGCTGAAGGGCTTCTGGTGGCTGGTAGTGGCATATACCATGGTGGTGCTCATCGCCAAATACACCTTCCAGTTCGAGGAATTCCCCATGTACTGGAGGAACCTGACAGGCCTCACTAATCAGCA GCTGAGTGACATGGGCTTGGAGCAGTACAGTGTCTCTGAGCTCTTCTACAACATCATCATCCTGGGCTTCTTCCTCCTGGCCTGCATCCTTCAGCTCCATTACTTCCACGGCACCTTCATGTACATCACTGACCTGGAGTATGCCTACATACCCAGTCCGTCACTCTTCTCCATCCCTAG gctgcaggggagccGACTGGCTCGGGATGCGGCTGCTTCTGAGGACACCGGGACCAGCATGTCCAGCGAGTCACTGG AGACCAACAAATGGAATCTGGTGCTGGAGCGCCTGGTTGTGTTGGGCCGGACCTTCGCGAACACGCTGACCCATGTGGAGGTCTTTGTGAGGCGTGTGCTGGAGCTCCACATCCTCAAACTGGTGGCTCTTTACACTGTCTGGGTGGCCCTGGAGGAG GTCTCGGTGATGAACTTcatgctggtgctgctgtggacCCTTGCCATGCCCTACTGCCGCTTCCGCCACATGGCCTCGTGTCTCTCCACCATCTGGACCTGCATCATCATCGTCTGCAAGATGCTCTACCAGCTCGAGATCGTCAAGCCCCACGAGTATGCCAGCAACTGCACCCAG CCGCTGCTCAATGCCACCAATCTGAGCCCAGGGGAGATTGAGAATTCCGTACTGTACCGTGGCCCTGTGGATCCTGCCAACTGGTTTGGTGTCCGGAAGGGGTTCCCCAACCTGGGATATGtcaag AACCacctccaggtgctgctgctgctggtgttcGAGGCGGTGGTGTACCGGCGCCAGCAGTACCACCGCACACAGTACCAGGAGGTGGCCCCCATCACTGAGACCATCTTCAAGAATGTCTTCCGCAGGGACGTTGACTGTGACCTCATCAACTGTGCCAAATACTTAATCAACTACTTCTACTACAAGTTTGGCTTGGAG gTCTGCTTCATGATGATGGTGACTGTGATCGGGCAGCGGATGAACTTCCTGGCGATCCTGCACGGCTGCTGGCTCGTGGCCATGATGACGCTGCGGCGCCGGGCGGCCATCGCCCGCCTCTGGCCCAAGTACTGCCTCTTCCTCGTCATCTTCTTCCTCTACCAGTACCTGCTGTGCGTGGGCATGCCACCTGCCCTCTGCGTGG ACTATCCGTGGCGATGGAGCATCCCCATGAACTCCGCACTCATCCAGTGGCTCTACCTGCCTGACTTCTTTACGCCCCCTAAATCCACCAACCTCATCA ACGACTTCGTGCTGCTGCTGTGCGCGGCGCAGCAGTGGCGCGTGTTCGAGGCCGAGCGCTCCGAGGTgtggcgggcggcggcgggtgACAACGACGAGCGCTTCGACCGCGAGAACGACCCCTACGACTCCGACTCCAACTTCCTGCACTGCCG GTCCTACCTGGACATGGTGAAGGTGTTCATCTTCCGCCACCTCTTCCGGCTCGTGCTGGTGATGGTCTTCATTACCGGGTCCAACCGCAATAGCCTCTTCGGCCTTGGCTACCTGCTGGCCTGCTTCTACCTCCTCCTCTTCGGCTTTGACATCCTGTGCAAGCCAACCCGCCCCCGCCTGGTGATCTGGGACTGCCTCATACTCTACAACATCACCGTTATCATCTCCAAAAATATGCTGTCG ctcctctcctgcGTCTTCGTGCAGCAGATGCAGGACAACTTCTGCTGGGTGATCCAACTCTTCAGCCTCGTCTGCACTGTCACAGGCTACTATGACC CCAAGGAGATGGGCAAAGACCATGACTGCTCACTGCCCGTGGAGGAGGCGGGAATCATCCTAGACAGcatctgtttcttcttcctcctgctccaacGTCGCATTTTCCTCAGCACCTACTACGTGCACGTTCTGTGGGACCTCAGAGCCTCTAACCTGCAGCCTTCCAG gggTGTCGTGCTGTACCAGGCCAGCATCCTGAAGAACCTGCAGGCTCACCAAAAAGCTGAGAAGAGGTCGCTGGCTCAGCTGAAGCGGCA GATGGAGCGGATCCGAGCCAAGCAGGATAAATACCggcaggagatgctgcagcGCAGCACAGACGGGGGGCAGGATGAGGCTGGGACAG CGCCCCGTGGCCCGGTGGACCTGTCCTGGCAGAGGGAGCGGTGGTGGCGGCCAGGGTTAGACCACGCCGGAG tgctgcattcCGGGGAATACTACCTCTTTGAGTCagacagtgaggaggaggaggaggaggaggaagtgccagaggagctgcagccagggagGCATGGCCCCTTCCAG CTCATCCACCAGGCCTGGGTTACCAACACCAGGACGGTGCTCCGGCAGGCGCGACGGCAGCAACCCCATGCTGAGGATTCTGAAG AGGACTAcgaagggagagagggagagtcGGACGAATCTGACGAGGCTGAATACCAGGAGGAAGTGACCATGGCAGCTTCTAGTACTCTGTCTGgag agccgGGCAACGCATTGCATCGGGCGCTGAACACGCTGCGgttcctgtggctgctgttcCAGGCCGTGGTGGACGGGCTGACCCGGTGGATGGAGGACCGTACCCAGGAGTACATGGACATGTTCAACATCCTCTACGTTGAGAGATACATCATCGCTCACCGACTGGCTGCT ggagggaagatGGAGAAGGCTTTCCCAAATGAAATCTACATGGAGCAGTTGGAGGAGCAGTCTGAGGGGCCACCAGAGGAGCACCCGGAGGAGCCCCTGGAGGAGCACCCGGAAGAGcccctggaggagctgagccCACGCAGCTCTTTGACTAGAGACTCCCTAAATGGCACTGCTTCCAGGCAGGTGCAGAGATCCCCCTCGAGCgtgcagctggcagtgccacagacaGGGGAGCTCCCCTCCCCCGAGGGCAACCACGAGGAGGTGATATCCTTGGAGTCCCAGGAGGACAGGCCTGGCTCTCGGCAGCACCTGACCGTGCTCCAGACCCGCAGGCTGACGGCCAGCGAGCTCCTCCTGATCAG GAAGGCAAGCATCAGGGAGCTGAAACAGTCAGAGCAATTCTATCACTCCCACAACCGGTTCCTGAAGTTGCTGCTGGCCGCCTACCGCTGTGCGACCGCCCACTCTGAGCTGGTCTGCTACTTCGTCATCATCCTCAACAACATAGTGACTGCTTCTGTCATCTCCCTCTTTCTGCCCATCCTCATCTTCCTCTGGGCCATGCTCTCCATCCCCCGGCCCACCAAGCGCTTCTGGATGACTGCCATCATCTTCACGGAG gtgatggtggtggtgaaATACCTCTTccagtttgggtttttcccctggAACAGCTACGCCACTCTCGTGCGCAATGAGGGCAAACCCTTCTTCCCACCTCGCATCCTGGGCTTAGAGAAGACCACCAGCTACCTCAAGTATgacctcctgcagctcctggtcctCTTCTTCCATCGTGCCCATCTGCGG ACCTACGGGTTGTGGGATCAGGAAGAGGAAACCTTATCCaagaagaagacagaagtgaaGTGGGCAGAggatgaggaagagaagaagcGGGAGGAAGCAGCACCCTCACCGCCAGTGGAGTCTGAGGAAGGGATGGAGTCTCTAGAAGAGCCAGAATCAGAGTTGGAGCATGATGCCACGGGGCAGGAAGAGGGAAGCAAGGCCATGATGCTCCGCTTCAGGAGGAAGACTATTCTGGGGAAGAAAGCATCAGAGGAAGAGCGCACCAGTGCCCCGCCCTCACAAAGGTGGCAAGATTGGCGCCACCAAGGTGTGACCCCACTGgacccaaactgttctgtgtgCTTAGCCTCACTTCCATCAGATGGGCAGAAGACAGGAGAGGCAGAAGAGACCCACCCTCAGACGAAGACAAAGGCATTTGCATTGTGGGTCTTGCACTCCTTTGTCACCAT agcacagggcatATACCGGCCGGTGCGCAAGTTCTTCAAGGACATTCTGCACACCGAGAACCGCGCAGCCACCGACGTCTACGCCATCATGTTCCTGGTCGATGTGGTCGACTTCATCATCATTGTCTTCGGCTTCTGGGCCTTTGGG AAACACACGGCGGCCACCGACATCACCTCCTCGCTGTCGGAAAACCAAGTCCCACAGGCTTTCCTGGTCATGCTGCTCTTCCAGTTCAGCACCATGATCATCGACCGCGCGCTCTACCTTCGCAAGACTGTGCTGGGCAAGCTCATCTTCCAGGTCATCCTGGTCTTTGGCATCCACATCTGGATGTTCTTTATCTTGCCGGCTGTCACCGAGAG GTTGTTCAACCTCAACATGGTGGCTCAGCTTTGGTACTTCGTGAAGTGCATCTACTTTGTGCTGTCAGCCTACCAGATCCGCTGTGGTTACCCCACCCGCATCCTGGGCAACTTCCTCACCAAGAAATACAACTACCTCAACCTCTTCCTCTTCCAGGG ATTTCGCCTCGTGCCCTTCCTGGTGGAGCTGCGGGCCGTCATGGACTGGGTCTGGACAGACACCACGCTGTCCCTCTCCAACTGGATGTGTGTGGAGGATATCTATGCCAACATCTTCATCATCAAGTGCAGCCGTGAGACTGAGAAG AAATACCCCCAGCCCAAGgggcagaagaagaagaagattGTGAAGTACGGTATGGGGGGCCTCATCATCCTCTTCCTCGTGTGCATTATCTGGTTTCCATTGCTCTTCATGTCACTGGTGCGCTCCGTGGTGGGCGTCGTCAACCACCCCATTGACGTCACTGTCACCGTCAAGCTGGGTGGGTACGAG CCACTGTTCACCATGAGTGTCCAGCAGCCATCCATCCAACCCTTCACCCCCCAGGACTACGAAGAGCTTAGCCGGCTTTTTGAGGAGAATCCG ACGGCCATGCAGTTCATCAGCCTCTATGGCTACGAGGACATCGTGACCGCCCGCATCGAGGGCAGCTCAGGCTCGCTGTGGAGCATCAGCCCCCCCAGCCGAGAGCAGTTGCGGCGGGAGCTGCTGAATGGCACCTCCGAAATCACCCTCCACTTCACCTGGTCCTTTCAGAG GGACCTGAGCAAGGGGGGCACAGCGGAGCACAGCTTTGACAGGCACACCACCAGCCTGTACCCTGGCACGGCCGGGCGCCTGGAGCTGGcccagctgctggagggcaCCCGGAATGCCCCCGT GGTAGTGCCCAATCTGTTCCCCAAATACATCCGGGCGCCCAGCGATGCTGAAGCTCACCCTGTCTATCAGCTCCTGCCAG AAGGTGAGGACAGCTACATGGAAGTGGAGATGCAGCTGAGACGGGAGCGCAGGGGCCAAGGAACTGACAACTTTGTGGAGTGGTGGGTGTTGCGGCTGAAAGACGCCTCCCCTGAGGAGGGCAACATCCTCCCCATGGTCATCTTCAACGACAAAGTCAgcccccccagcctgggcttcCTGGCTGGCTACGG GGTCATGGGGCTGTACGTGTCCATCGTGCTGGTCATCGGGAAGTTCGTGCGGGGCTTCTTCAGTGAGATCTCCCACTCCATCATGTTCGAGGAGCTGCCATGTGTGGATCGGAtcctgaagctgtgccaggacattTTCCTGGTGCGGGAGACGggtgagctggagctggaggaagagctCTATGCCAAACTCATCTTCCTCTACCGCTCACCTGAGACCATGATCAAGTGGACACGGGAGAAGTAA